One window from the genome of Gimesia aquarii encodes:
- a CDS encoding metallophosphoesterase family protein, with product MKLKTVLFELLLLLLIGSSASAQNQPEPEVQANTEVTFYVMGDVPYKPHEDARLPQQIAAIPKDAEFVVHLGDIKGGSAPCDEAVYNKVFGMLSQSVVPVFIIPGDNEWNDCTHPEQAWKLWEKYFMRFDRRWQHSLPVFRQLKREENFSFVKSNVLFIGLNIVGGRVHDPKEWKQRHVDNLDWVRRNLRRFGADVNSLVIFGHAKPIAVHNDFFGPFSEIANGFKKPILYIHGDGHVWIYDRPFKAKNILRVEVDQGGIAPPLQVTVTNDKTMPFQFDRRNGKPLK from the coding sequence ATGAAACTGAAGACCGTACTATTCGAATTGTTGTTACTGCTCCTGATCGGTTCATCTGCCAGCGCTCAAAATCAACCAGAGCCTGAAGTTCAAGCCAACACAGAAGTCACCTTCTATGTTATGGGAGACGTACCCTACAAACCGCATGAAGATGCACGGCTTCCTCAACAGATTGCCGCCATTCCGAAAGATGCCGAGTTTGTGGTTCACCTGGGCGACATTAAAGGGGGGAGTGCTCCTTGTGACGAAGCCGTTTATAACAAAGTGTTTGGCATGCTAAGCCAGTCTGTTGTGCCGGTATTTATCATTCCCGGGGATAATGAGTGGAACGACTGCACACATCCGGAGCAAGCCTGGAAGCTTTGGGAAAAATATTTTATGCGATTTGATCGTCGCTGGCAGCATTCCCTGCCTGTTTTCCGACAACTGAAACGCGAAGAGAACTTTTCATTTGTGAAAAGTAATGTCCTGTTTATCGGATTGAATATCGTCGGTGGCCGCGTTCATGATCCAAAAGAGTGGAAACAACGACACGTAGACAACCTCGATTGGGTCCGTCGTAACCTGCGTCGCTTCGGTGCGGATGTGAATAGTCTGGTTATTTTTGGACATGCTAAGCCGATTGCAGTTCACAACGATTTTTTTGGCCCCTTCAGTGAAATAGCGAACGGTTTCAAAAAACCGATTCTTTACATTCACGGCGACGGACATGTTTGGATCTATGATCGGCCCTTTAAAGCGAAGAACATTTTGCGAGTCGAAGTCGATCAGGGCGGCATTGCTCCGCCACTGCAGGTCACCGTTACGAATGACAAAACGATGCCGTTCCAATTTGATCGACGCAACGGTAAGCCT
- a CDS encoding NHL repeat-containing protein yields MILTCLFVNASAYAERLVLVSASYGKNIIAICDQQGNVIWSQKTAGPSKGHAGHHDIHLLPNGNILYHDSWTKTTEMTLDKQVVWSYDSATMNGNNGKRVDVHAFARLPNGNTMITESGVGRIIEVDRDGKIMHQFPLKKGGTQSTRLVRITPQGNYLVCSEQPGVVTEYNRKGEVVWDYLIKTRVYGAIRLKNGNTLIASGSGNSVVEVSPDKKVVWEIRGRVPKTDVQLKWTTCLQELDNGNMIIGNCHAGPDNPQIFELDGNKKIVWEFDEYDLVGNGLACWQILDDSQSAMVRKKLSALTP; encoded by the coding sequence ATGATCCTCACGTGCCTGTTTGTCAATGCATCTGCATACGCCGAACGGCTGGTACTGGTGAGTGCATCCTATGGAAAAAATATCATCGCCATCTGCGATCAGCAAGGCAACGTGATCTGGTCTCAAAAAACCGCTGGTCCCTCCAAGGGCCATGCAGGTCATCATGACATCCACCTGCTGCCCAATGGGAACATCCTTTATCACGACAGCTGGACTAAAACCACTGAGATGACTTTGGACAAGCAGGTCGTCTGGAGCTACGATTCGGCAACCATGAATGGGAACAACGGAAAACGCGTCGATGTCCACGCGTTTGCAAGATTACCCAACGGTAACACCATGATTACAGAGAGTGGGGTCGGACGAATTATCGAAGTGGATCGGGACGGAAAGATCATGCATCAATTCCCGCTGAAAAAAGGAGGCACACAGTCGACACGGCTGGTTCGCATTACGCCGCAAGGCAATTACCTCGTTTGCTCAGAACAACCTGGCGTTGTCACCGAATATAATCGCAAAGGTGAGGTCGTCTGGGACTACTTGATTAAGACGCGTGTTTACGGTGCGATCCGCTTAAAAAACGGGAATACGCTCATCGCCTCGGGTAGCGGCAATAGTGTGGTAGAAGTGTCTCCGGACAAAAAGGTTGTTTGGGAAATCAGGGGCCGGGTACCGAAGACTGATGTCCAATTAAAATGGACCACATGCTTGCAGGAGCTGGATAACGGCAACATGATCATTGGTAACTGCCATGCAGGGCCAGACAATCCACAGATTTTTGAGCTCGATGGCAACAAGAAGATCGTCTGGGAATTTGATGAGTACGATCTGGTGGGCAATGGTCTCGCTTGCTGGCAGATTCTCGATGACAGTCAATCTGCCATGGTGCGCAAGAAGCTCTCAGCATTGACACCATAA